The region CATCCGGTGGCGGAGTGTGGTCATGGGTGGCCTCCTATTCGTTGATCAATGACCAACGAGTAGGAGGAATCGTGCCAAGAGTGGAACGATCATGAGACCAATGGGCGACAGACTCTCTGCGCGAGAGCGCTTCGTTCAATTTATAATTATCAGTATCCAGAAATAGAATTTCCTAATAGTATAATGCCCAGAAATAGTGATATAAATACAGCATTTCTAATCTATTCACAGATCGCCTACAACGCACGCTATTACCTTACAAATTATTGGGGGTGGACGAACAATTTCAATGATTTAAGAGTATATTGGAAAAGATCAAATAATCTTGGATCATTTTATGACGATTCGATCCATCTAATCACGATAGATAACTCGCATAGTAAAGAACCAGATATTATTTTGCATGAATATGGGCACTATGTTATCCATAAACTCTATGGTGCCGAATACTTCATCGCATCGCCATGTATGTTCTTGGGCTAGAGATCTTCATCCCCAATGTGGACTTGCTGAGGGCTTTCCAACCTATATGCAAGCAGTCATTCAAGGACAACAAGATTATGTTGGGACTTTTAATGGTATGGTAGTCATCCGCGATTTAGAATTCCCAGATCCTTATACATCAGGCCCAACAGCGGGAGGGGCAGGTGCTGCTTTTATGTATGATATTCACGATATTGGTAACCGTGAACGCTGTGATACTATTCAAAATTATCGCTTGGTTTGGAATGCTGTTAAGAATAACCTACCAGGATCTACGCGCGAAGTCTATACATGGCTTCTTGGCGAAAACCCTGCATTGGAAACAGATATTGATAACATTGCCAATAATCATGGGCTTAATCCATCTCTTTGTTATAACATCCTATCAACCAACACAGATGTCTATTTGCCAGCTGTTATTCGCTAATCGGTGGGTTCGATGCATACCAGTGTTATTATGAAAGCCGTGGAGTGCAATAAGGCTTCGTGCATTCTGGAGGCATTGGTTGATTTATGTCTGCTACGGATACCTATCGAAAAATCTATCCCTTATTTATTGCAGATCGTTGCCGATTGGGGCGTAATTGATCATCATTAGTATACAAAATGTTCTAAGTGATGATCTCAAGGTTAGAATACTTTTACCTGAAGCCTAAAAAACAGCGACCCACACTGGTTTGAGTGGGTCGCCAACATCATTAAGCTAATTGAGGGGTTGGACGACGCGGTCGATTGTTGTAGTAGAGCACAAACCAGCAAACCAAGGTAAACAGCGCCAAAGCTACAAAACCATAGCTAAACGAGCCAGTTTGTTGGCGAATATAACCGAGCAGCAACGGTGGGAAGAAGCCACCCAAACCACCAGCCGCGCCCACCAAGCCCGTCACAATCCCCACCGATTGCGGGAAATATTCGGGCACTAATTTGAACACGGCCCCATTGCCTAAGCCAATTGCGGCGGCCATGCCCAAGGCGCCAATCGTAAATGGCACAACATTGCTGAAGGCCATCAAGCCAGCCATACAGGTGGTAATTGGGAAAACCCATTTCAAGATTGTCGTGCCGCCAATTTTATCGGCCAACACACCGCCAAATGGTCGGGCAGCAGTAGCAACCAGCACAAAGCCAGCAGTCCGCAAGCCAGCATCGGTTTTGCTAATTCCAAATAAATCGGTCAGCAAGGTTGGCAGATAAACCGCCATCGCCACAAAACCACCAAAAGTTAAAAAGTAGTAGAGGCTTAAAACCCAACTTTTGGGGCTGCTCATGGGTTGTAAAATTTGGCTCAAGCTTTTGATTGGCCCTTGGCGCGGTGCATTACGGGCAAAGAGCATAAAGCAAATCAGCCAAACCACAGTCAAGGCCGAAAAAAACCAAAAGCCCCATTGATAGCCTAAATTGGCGGCTAGCACTGGTGCGCCAAACGCGGCCAACGATTGCCCAGCATTGCCAGCACCATACACGCCTAAGGCAAAGCCTTGACGTTGCGGTGGATACCAGCCACTCACAAAACCAACCCCAACCGAGAAACTAGCCAAGGCTAAGCCACAACCAAACGCCGCAATCAAGAGTTGGTTGTAGGTCTCGACCCAGCCCATACCGAGTGATGGAATAATCGAGCCAGCCATCACCGCACTAAACACCACCCTCCCACCATAGCGGTCAGTCAACATCCCCAAGGGAATTCGTCCCAAACTACCGAGTAGCACTGGTAAGGCTAGCGCAACGCTTACCTGCACCGGAGTGAGATTCAAATCAGTTTTAATGGTTGGCATCATGGCCGAAACCGAGCCGAAAATCGCAAAACAGACCGCAAATGCCCCGGTTGCGAGGATTAATTGGCCCAAATTGCCACGGGCTTGGCCGCCATTGGCCGTTGCTTGAGCAGTCATTGCAAGGCTCCTAATCAGTTGGCAGTTCGATCAAGCTTGTAGAGGAATCTCAGCAAGCCAAGGTTGAGCAGTAAACAGATGCAGCTAAAGATTAAGGCTGGCAGTGGCACACCGCTATCGCCACCAAGATACGAGTTCATGGTGGCAGTCAACAGCCAAAGCTGCACAATATCGATGATCAGCACGATACTTAAAATGCCATGGACGATGGTCATTTTTTGATGGCGGGGAAAGCGTTGTTTCATATGCTGCGTAACTCCACCGAGATCGCAAACACCTCATCGCCTTGCACTTCAACATGAATCCGTGGCAATGGGCGTTGGGGCGGCCCCGCTAATGGTCGGCCTTCATCCAAACTAAAATAGCCTTGATGGCATGGACAGACGATTTTATTTTCGGCAACGTTGGGAATAACCGCACATGACAGGTGGGTGCATTTTTGGCTATAGGCAACGAAGGTATTCTCATCAGGCCGCACCAAAATGCATGGCTCATGCTCGTTGGGGTAACGAAATAGCAGCGTTCCACCAACCGGAATATCAGCTAAATTGGCGATTTTTTGAACTGGCGGAGCGGCGGCTTGGTTGCGCTGCCAATTTTTAAACAAGATCCAAAATTGGCCAGCACTAAACGCCGAGCTAATCAGCACCAAAAATTTCGCAAACTCACGCCGTGAAACATAGTTATCTTGGGCCACGTCGATTGGAAAATCTTGTCGCCATTGGGGTTGTTGGCACAACGGCAGGCCATCGGGAGCCAGCGAAAGTTCATCGTGATCGCGGGTCATAATTCAGCAAGTCCTTTCTGATAGAGCTTCAACAAGCGCAAGC is a window of Herpetosiphon gulosus DNA encoding:
- a CDS encoding MFS transporter — translated: MTAQATANGGQARGNLGQLILATGAFAVCFAIFGSVSAMMPTIKTDLNLTPVQVSVALALPVLLGSLGRIPLGMLTDRYGGRVVFSAVMAGSIIPSLGMGWVETYNQLLIAAFGCGLALASFSVGVGFVSGWYPPQRQGFALGVYGAGNAGQSLAAFGAPVLAANLGYQWGFWFFSALTVVWLICFMLFARNAPRQGPIKSLSQILQPMSSPKSWVLSLYYFLTFGGFVAMAVYLPTLLTDLFGISKTDAGLRTAGFVLVATAARPFGGVLADKIGGTTILKWVFPITTCMAGLMAFSNVVPFTIGALGMAAAIGLGNGAVFKLVPEYFPQSVGIVTGLVGAAGGLGGFFPPLLLGYIRQQTGSFSYGFVALALFTLVCWFVLYYNNRPRRPTPQLA
- a CDS encoding DUF6755 family protein, with protein sequence MKQRFPRHQKMTIVHGILSIVLIIDIVQLWLLTATMNSYLGGDSGVPLPALIFSCICLLLNLGLLRFLYKLDRTAN
- a CDS encoding ubiquinol-cytochrome c reductase iron-sulfur subunit, which encodes MTRDHDELSLAPDGLPLCQQPQWRQDFPIDVAQDNYVSRREFAKFLVLISSAFSAGQFWILFKNWQRNQAAAPPVQKIANLADIPVGGTLLFRYPNEHEPCILVRPDENTFVAYSQKCTHLSCAVIPNVAENKIVCPCHQGYFSLDEGRPLAGPPQRPLPRIHVEVQGDEVFAISVELRSI